The following proteins come from a genomic window of Pyxidicoccus sp. MSG2:
- the rpsK gene encoding 30S ribosomal protein S11, giving the protein MADETNTSAAAPAGAEGAEAPAAKKAKRKGKKNILNGVVHIQSTFNNTIITITDVSGNVISWSSAGARGFKGSRKSTPFAAQVAAGDAAAKAMEHGLKNVSVFVKGPGAGRESALRALAAAGLKINLIRDVTPIPHNGCRQPKRRRV; this is encoded by the coding sequence ATGGCTGACGAGACCAATACTTCGGCTGCGGCGCCCGCGGGCGCCGAGGGTGCCGAGGCCCCTGCCGCGAAGAAGGCCAAGCGCAAGGGCAAGAAGAACATCCTCAACGGCGTGGTCCACATCCAGTCCACGTTCAACAACACCATCATCACGATCACGGACGTGTCCGGGAACGTGATCTCCTGGTCCTCGGCCGGGGCGCGTGGCTTCAAGGGAAGCCGCAAGTCCACGCCGTTCGCCGCCCAGGTGGCCGCCGGCGACGCCGCGGCGAAGGCGATGGAGCACGGCCTGAAGAACGTGTCCGTGTTCGTGAAGGGCCCGGGCGCGGGCCGCGAGTCGGCGCTGCGCGCGCTGGCCGCCGCCGGCCTGAAGATCAACCTCATCCGCGACGTGACGCCCATCCCGCACAACGGGTGCCGTCAGCCCAAGCGTCGCCGCGTCTAA
- a CDS encoding tetratricopeptide repeat protein — protein sequence MKTTRPFLSRPWLRVAVLGLGLATGCTHTAASTSGGRPLDSRARARAYLEENQPEKALGLLRELHLQAPNDLDVARTLTEAQVKAGHTDAWITELQGRIAASESAVDQYMLGLALFSRARDAGAPAVAAFERAIALSPDTAEYHYRLGLARLESEQYAAAVEPLRRATTLAPERAGWRLPLAKALHRTGDASGAVVALGAVVRGRPTPAEVTTARALMEQIADPFSGFPKAAEPKLEEGLRYLRDLDAPQHSILAFEEILQDYPDLAVVHALLGLAYQRLDDAGRAVDEFKQAIERAPRDGKNQLYLGELYLARQRPDAAREAFEKAVALHPLLDEAWFQLGDLHLERRDLNAARDAFTVAVSLQPDAVPPRGKLALVYQLEGDFASAERELRRVVEKDPENMEFSLRLGLLFTDQALKASRPEARKTAAGEAERWLSKVLEAQPENAVASRALQQLKAQ from the coding sequence GTGAAGACGACCCGTCCGTTCCTGTCGCGTCCCTGGCTCCGCGTCGCCGTGCTCGGCCTGGGCCTGGCCACCGGCTGCACGCACACCGCGGCCTCCACCTCTGGCGGCCGTCCCTTGGACTCACGGGCGAGAGCCCGTGCGTACCTGGAGGAGAACCAGCCGGAGAAGGCGCTCGGGCTGCTGCGGGAGCTGCACCTCCAGGCGCCGAACGACCTGGACGTGGCGCGCACCCTCACGGAGGCCCAGGTGAAGGCGGGCCACACGGACGCGTGGATAACCGAGCTCCAGGGGCGCATCGCCGCCAGCGAGAGCGCGGTGGACCAGTACATGCTGGGCCTCGCCCTCTTCTCGCGGGCCCGGGACGCGGGGGCGCCAGCGGTGGCCGCCTTCGAGCGCGCCATCGCCCTGTCCCCGGACACCGCCGAGTACCACTACCGCCTCGGTCTCGCGCGGCTGGAGTCCGAGCAGTACGCCGCCGCGGTGGAGCCCCTGCGCCGGGCCACCACGCTGGCACCGGAGCGTGCCGGGTGGCGCCTGCCCCTGGCCAAGGCGCTGCACCGCACCGGTGACGCCAGCGGCGCCGTGGTGGCCCTGGGCGCCGTGGTGCGCGGGCGGCCCACGCCCGCCGAAGTCACGACGGCGCGGGCGTTGATGGAGCAGATCGCCGACCCCTTCAGCGGCTTCCCCAAGGCGGCCGAGCCGAAGCTGGAGGAGGGCCTGCGCTACCTGAGGGATCTGGACGCGCCCCAGCACTCCATCCTCGCCTTCGAGGAGATTCTGCAGGACTACCCGGACCTGGCGGTGGTGCACGCGCTGCTGGGCCTGGCCTACCAGCGCCTGGACGACGCCGGGCGCGCGGTGGACGAGTTCAAGCAGGCGATTGAACGCGCGCCCCGCGACGGGAAGAACCAGCTCTACCTGGGCGAGCTCTACCTGGCCCGCCAGCGCCCGGACGCGGCACGGGAGGCCTTCGAGAAGGCCGTGGCGCTGCACCCGCTGCTGGACGAGGCCTGGTTCCAGCTGGGCGACCTGCACCTCGAGCGGCGTGACTTGAACGCCGCGCGTGACGCCTTCACCGTGGCCGTGTCACTCCAGCCGGACGCAGTGCCACCACGAGGCAAGCTGGCGCTCGTGTACCAGCTCGAAGGGGACTTCGCCTCCGCCGAGCGGGAGCTGCGGCGCGTGGTCGAAAAAGACCCGGAGAACATGGAGTTCAGCCTGCGGCTGGGGCTGCTCTTCACCGATCAGGCGCTGAAGGCCTCGCGGCCGGAGGCGCGGAAGACGGCGGCCGGAGAGGCCGAGCGCTGGCTGAGCAAGGTGCTGGAGGCGCAGCCGGAGAACGCCGTGGCCTCCAGGGCGCTTCAACAGCTCAAGGCGCAGTAG
- the infA gene encoding translation initiation factor IF-1, with amino-acid sequence MPKDDSIEVEGTVMEPLPNAMFRVVLDNGHKVLAHISGKMRMHFIRILPGDKVKVELSPYDLTRGRITYRAK; translated from the coding sequence TTGCCGAAGGATGATTCCATCGAAGTCGAGGGGACCGTAATGGAGCCCCTCCCGAACGCGATGTTCCGCGTGGTGCTGGACAACGGCCACAAGGTGCTCGCGCACATTTCGGGCAAGATGAGGATGCACTTCATCCGCATCCTCCCGGGTGACAAGGTGAAGGTCGAGCTGTCTCCGTACGACCTGACGCGCGGTCGGATCACGTACCGGGCGAAGTAG
- a CDS encoding deoxynucleoside kinase, giving the protein MARKKFIAIAGNIGAGKTELTSFLCRKYGLTPSFEPNDQNPYLADFYKDMKTWAFRSQLFFLTHKFRLHRELERTPGTVLQDRTLYEDAEIFAKNLHRQRLIDKRDWKTYCELYETISESLRPPDLMIYLRCPVQTLRERIRLRGRTMEKDIPTRYLQRLNALYEEWFENYRLSPVLVLATDKLDYLTNLVDRVDLFRQIEKHL; this is encoded by the coding sequence GTGGCCAGGAAAAAGTTCATCGCCATCGCGGGCAACATCGGGGCCGGGAAGACGGAGCTCACGTCATTCCTCTGTCGGAAGTACGGCCTCACTCCGTCCTTCGAGCCCAACGACCAGAACCCGTATCTGGCCGACTTCTACAAGGACATGAAGACGTGGGCGTTCCGCTCGCAGCTCTTCTTCCTCACGCACAAGTTCCGCCTGCACCGGGAGCTCGAGCGCACGCCCGGCACCGTGCTCCAGGACCGGACCCTCTACGAGGACGCGGAGATATTCGCCAAGAATCTCCACCGCCAGCGGCTCATCGACAAGCGTGACTGGAAGACGTACTGCGAGCTTTACGAGACGATTTCCGAGTCCCTGAGGCCCCCGGACCTCATGATCTACCTGCGCTGCCCCGTGCAGACGCTGCGCGAGCGCATCCGCCTGCGCGGGCGCACCATGGAGAAGGACATCCCCACCCGCTACCTGCAGCGCCTCAATGCCCTGTACGAGGAGTGGTTCGAGAACTACCGGCTGTCGCCCGTGCTCGTGCTGGCCACGGACAAGCTCGACTACCTGACCAACCTGGTGGACCGCGTGGACCTCTTCCGACAGATAGAGAAGCACCTGTGA
- the rpsD gene encoding 30S ribosomal protein S4, which translates to MARYTASACRICRRENLKMYLKGDRCYTDKCAIERRPYPPGQHGQGRVKFSGYGVQLREKQKVKRMYGLLENQFRGYYHRASAAKGKTGENLLQQLELRLDNVVFRMGFADTRAEARQLVRHGHFQVNGRKVNIPSFSVKPGSAVEVVEKSRKVLRISEALETVDRRGVPQWISLDKKAFKGTVSTAPNREDLTMPIQEQLIVELYSK; encoded by the coding sequence ATGGCTCGTTACACCGCCAGCGCCTGCCGCATCTGCCGGCGCGAAAACCTCAAGATGTACCTCAAGGGCGACCGTTGCTACACGGACAAGTGCGCCATCGAGCGCCGCCCCTATCCCCCCGGCCAGCACGGCCAGGGCCGCGTGAAGTTCTCTGGCTACGGCGTGCAGCTGCGCGAGAAGCAGAAGGTCAAGCGCATGTACGGCCTGCTGGAGAACCAGTTCCGCGGCTACTACCACCGCGCGTCCGCCGCCAAGGGCAAGACGGGTGAGAATCTCCTGCAGCAGCTGGAGCTCCGCCTGGACAACGTGGTGTTCCGCATGGGCTTCGCGGACACCCGCGCCGAGGCCCGCCAGCTGGTGCGCCACGGCCACTTCCAGGTGAATGGCCGCAAGGTCAACATCCCCTCCTTCTCGGTCAAGCCGGGCAGCGCGGTGGAGGTGGTGGAGAAGAGCCGCAAGGTGCTCCGCATCTCCGAGGCGCTGGAGACGGTGGACCGCCGTGGCGTTCCGCAGTGGATCTCCCTGGACAAGAAGGCGTTCAAGGGCACCGTGTCGACCGCGCCGAACCGCGAGGACCTGACCATGCCCATCCAGGAGCAGCTGATCGTCGAGCTCTACTCGAAGTAA
- the map gene encoding type I methionyl aminopeptidase — translation MSQVGIKSPEEIALMRQAGRIVCEILDALEKAVAPGVTTWELDALAAELTARKGARPAFKGYLGFPCVLCASINEEVVHGIPSRTRKLAEGDLMKLDFGVVYRGFFGDSARTVPVGKVSSAARALVDTTRESLHKAIQAMKPGNHLGDIGHAVQRHVEARGYSVARGFTGHGIGRKLHEHPQVPNHGQAGGGMKLRAGMVLAVEPMVNQGTDEVEILEDEWTAVTADGKLSAHFEHTVLITDHGPEVLTRSI, via the coding sequence ATGAGCCAGGTCGGCATCAAGAGCCCGGAGGAGATTGCCCTCATGCGCCAGGCGGGGCGCATCGTGTGCGAAATCCTGGACGCGCTCGAGAAGGCCGTGGCGCCCGGCGTCACCACCTGGGAGCTGGACGCCCTGGCCGCGGAGCTCACGGCCCGGAAGGGGGCCAGGCCGGCGTTCAAGGGGTACCTCGGCTTCCCATGTGTGCTGTGTGCCTCCATCAACGAGGAGGTGGTCCACGGCATCCCCAGCCGGACGCGGAAGCTGGCGGAGGGCGACCTGATGAAGCTCGACTTCGGGGTGGTGTACCGGGGCTTCTTCGGGGACTCGGCGAGGACGGTGCCGGTGGGGAAGGTGAGCTCGGCGGCCCGGGCCCTGGTGGACACCACCCGGGAGTCGCTCCACAAGGCCATCCAGGCGATGAAACCGGGCAACCACCTGGGGGATATCGGGCATGCGGTGCAGCGCCATGTCGAGGCACGGGGGTACTCGGTGGCGCGGGGCTTCACGGGGCACGGAATCGGGCGCAAGCTGCATGAGCACCCGCAGGTTCCGAATCATGGCCAGGCGGGTGGGGGCATGAAGCTTCGGGCGGGGATGGTCCTGGCGGTCGAGCCCATGGTCAACCAGGGCACCGACGAGGTGGAGATCCTGGAAGACGAGTGGACGGCCGTCACGGCCGACGGAAAGCTGTCCGCGCACTTCGAGCACACGGTCCTCATCACGGACCACGGCCCCGAGGTGCTCACCCGGAGCATTTGA
- the rplQ gene encoding 50S ribosomal protein L17: MRHKVGQRKLHRTTSHRLAMLNNMVTSLLEHQAIRTTVPKAKEARKIAERIITLGKKGGLSNVRLAARTVKDRDVLQKVFSEYKDRYASRPGGYTRLIRLGFRRGDAAEMALLELVDRPATQAAPVDTEGGEAAEGSKAE, encoded by the coding sequence ATGCGTCACAAGGTCGGACAAAGGAAGCTGCACCGCACCACGAGCCACCGGCTCGCGATGCTCAACAACATGGTCACCTCGCTCCTCGAGCACCAGGCGATCCGCACCACGGTCCCCAAGGCGAAGGAAGCCCGGAAGATCGCGGAGCGCATCATCACCCTGGGCAAGAAGGGTGGCCTGTCCAACGTGCGTCTCGCGGCCCGTACGGTGAAGGACCGCGACGTGCTGCAGAAGGTCTTCAGCGAGTACAAGGACCGGTACGCCAGCCGTCCCGGTGGCTACACCCGCCTCATCCGGCTCGGCTTCCGCCGCGGTGACGCCGCGGAGATGGCCCTGCTGGAGCTGGTGGACCGGCCCGCGACGCAGGCCGCTCCCGTCGACACCGAGGGTGGCGAGGCCGCCGAGGGTTCCAAGGCCGAGTAG
- the secY gene encoding preprotein translocase subunit SecY produces the protein MAFNAFANVFRIAELRSRLAYTLLLLAVYRIGIFINTPGVDRAAMNAFMEAQKQSGGLVSLFNLFSGGALEQMSIFGLGIMPYVSASIIMQLLAVVVPSLERLQKEGAGGRQKINQYTRYGTIVLSVIQGIGISRWLASLGRSDGGQSGFNQVVVPDDSAWFTFMTVISLTAGTAFIMWLGERITERGIGNGISLIIFAGIVARLVPGGKTLLDLTSQEVIAVAEVLGLLAFMLLIIGVVVYVERGMRRIPIQYAKRMAGRRMFAGQATYFPMKVNTSGVIPPIFAGAVLSFPATLGTWFPFLQDFQRAIEGNLWIYNGLFVLLVIFFAYFYTALTFRPDDVADNIKKQGGYIPGIRPGRQTAEFIERVLNRLTFGGALYLAVICVIPSVISGLLGVQFTFGGTALLIVVGVALDTVQQIEGHLISRNYEGFAGPRGPRIRGRVRAAA, from the coding sequence GTGGCTTTCAACGCCTTCGCCAACGTCTTCCGTATCGCGGAGCTGCGCAGCCGGCTCGCGTATACGCTCTTGCTGCTCGCCGTCTATCGCATCGGCATCTTCATCAACACGCCGGGCGTGGACCGCGCAGCGATGAACGCGTTCATGGAGGCCCAGAAGCAGTCGGGTGGCCTCGTGTCGCTGTTCAACCTCTTCTCCGGCGGCGCGCTGGAGCAGATGTCCATCTTCGGTCTGGGCATCATGCCGTACGTCAGCGCCTCCATCATCATGCAGCTCCTGGCGGTGGTGGTGCCCAGCCTCGAGCGGCTCCAGAAGGAGGGCGCCGGCGGGCGCCAGAAGATCAACCAGTACACCCGCTACGGCACCATCGTCCTGTCCGTCATCCAGGGCATCGGCATCTCCCGGTGGCTGGCGTCGCTCGGGCGCTCCGACGGCGGACAGAGCGGGTTCAACCAGGTCGTCGTCCCGGACGACAGCGCCTGGTTCACCTTCATGACGGTCATCAGCCTGACGGCGGGCACGGCCTTCATCATGTGGCTGGGTGAGCGCATCACCGAGCGCGGCATCGGCAATGGAATCTCCCTCATCATCTTCGCCGGCATCGTGGCCCGCCTGGTCCCCGGTGGAAAGACGCTGCTGGACCTGACGAGCCAGGAGGTCATCGCGGTGGCCGAGGTGCTGGGGCTGCTGGCCTTCATGCTCCTCATCATCGGGGTGGTGGTCTACGTCGAGCGCGGCATGCGGCGCATTCCCATCCAGTACGCCAAGCGAATGGCGGGACGGCGGATGTTCGCGGGGCAGGCCACGTACTTCCCCATGAAGGTGAACACCTCCGGCGTGATTCCGCCCATCTTCGCCGGCGCGGTGCTGTCCTTCCCGGCCACGCTGGGCACCTGGTTCCCGTTCCTCCAGGACTTCCAGCGCGCCATCGAAGGCAACCTGTGGATCTACAACGGGCTGTTCGTCCTCCTGGTCATCTTCTTCGCGTACTTCTACACGGCGCTGACGTTCCGGCCGGATGACGTCGCGGACAACATCAAGAAGCAGGGTGGCTACATTCCCGGCATCCGTCCGGGTCGCCAGACGGCGGAGTTCATCGAGCGCGTGCTCAACCGGCTCACCTTTGGTGGCGCGCTCTACCTGGCCGTCATCTGCGTGATTCCGTCCGTCATCAGCGGCCTGCTGGGGGTGCAGTTCACCTTCGGTGGCACGGCGCTGCTCATCGTCGTGGGCGTGGCGCTGGACACGGTGCAGCAGATCGAGGGTCACCTCATCAGCCGCAACTACGAGGGCTTCGCGGGCCCCCGCGGTCCGCGGATCCGCGGCCGGGTGCGCGCGGCGGCCTGA
- a CDS encoding DUF2314 domain-containing protein, with product MEVYLLAIEQDGPAPLDALRASFATDDVEFTPDEDGEGFTLKADSSEVKVRLTVGAEHLPRFNKSVFSGSPEAFERLGRSKAFYRLSVEPGGPQPTLPVFEALWAVRTLLEHVQGVLVDVTAFKLHEPDDVVEITELDFDIRDHVHLHAVEATEGDTPLWVHSHGMEKFGARDLEIFHLAEGDLLAAESFLHELCTDLAFGQGPALRSQVGTSEGQTFMLVPSEEARTNLLGVPLDTFEGHEGLFLSVVSPLGRHNTSQLLAPYRERFEKEPDEQTQAMRREAQALLPSFLARFQRKGLMEPLTFLVRAPFDTHPDGGTVVENLWLEVMARDEGSVVGKLIDGAVHTTEWRKGAHVEVDETQVNALAITREGRTLDEREIRALLNAERPM from the coding sequence ATGGAGGTCTACCTCCTCGCCATCGAGCAGGATGGGCCGGCGCCGCTTGACGCGCTGCGTGCGTCGTTCGCGACGGACGACGTGGAGTTCACCCCGGACGAGGATGGCGAGGGCTTCACGCTGAAGGCGGACAGCTCGGAGGTGAAGGTCCGGCTGACGGTGGGGGCGGAGCACCTGCCGCGCTTCAACAAGAGCGTCTTCAGCGGCAGCCCGGAGGCCTTCGAGCGGCTGGGGCGCTCCAAGGCCTTCTACCGGCTGTCGGTGGAGCCGGGCGGGCCGCAGCCCACGCTGCCCGTCTTCGAGGCGCTGTGGGCCGTGCGCACGCTGCTGGAGCACGTGCAGGGCGTGCTGGTGGACGTCACCGCCTTCAAGCTCCACGAGCCCGACGACGTGGTGGAAATCACCGAGCTGGACTTCGACATCCGGGACCACGTGCACCTGCACGCCGTGGAGGCCACCGAGGGCGACACGCCCTTGTGGGTCCACTCGCACGGCATGGAGAAGTTCGGCGCCCGGGATTTGGAGATCTTCCACCTCGCGGAGGGCGACCTGCTGGCGGCGGAGAGCTTCCTCCACGAGCTGTGCACGGACCTGGCCTTCGGGCAGGGGCCGGCGCTGCGCTCGCAGGTGGGCACCAGCGAGGGGCAGACCTTCATGCTCGTGCCCTCGGAGGAGGCGCGCACCAACCTGCTGGGCGTGCCGCTGGACACGTTCGAGGGCCACGAGGGGCTGTTCCTCTCCGTGGTGTCGCCCCTGGGCCGGCACAACACGTCGCAGTTGCTGGCGCCGTACCGCGAGCGCTTCGAGAAGGAGCCCGACGAGCAGACGCAGGCCATGCGCCGCGAGGCCCAGGCGCTGCTGCCCTCGTTCCTGGCGCGCTTCCAGCGCAAGGGGCTGATGGAGCCGCTCACCTTCCTGGTGCGCGCGCCCTTCGACACCCACCCGGATGGTGGCACCGTGGTGGAGAACCTCTGGCTGGAGGTCATGGCCCGGGACGAGGGGAGCGTGGTGGGGAAGCTGATTGATGGCGCGGTGCACACCACGGAGTGGCGCAAGGGCGCCCACGTGGAGGTGGATGAGACCCAGGTGAACGCGCTGGCCATCACCCGCGAGGGGCGGACGCTGGACGAGCGGGAGATTCGCGCCCTCCTGAACGCCGAGCGGCCCATGTAG
- a CDS encoding adenylate kinase gives MNLILLGPPNAGKGTQAKKLYGDFHIPQISTGDILRKAVADGTELGKVAGPLMAAGQYVPDDVVIGIVEERLKQPDVASGFVLDGFPRTPGQAEALDRMLARLGKQLDAVISLEVPHAKLVERGSGRRVCPNDGSVYHVYQSPPKRAGYCDKCNAGLVQRPDDMPDVIEKRLQKYDAETAPLKAFYAKKGVLKSVDGVGSPEGIYEEIKAAAGKG, from the coding sequence ATGAACCTGATCCTGTTGGGGCCGCCGAACGCGGGGAAGGGAACCCAGGCGAAGAAGCTGTATGGGGACTTCCACATCCCGCAGATCTCCACCGGTGACATCCTCCGCAAGGCGGTGGCGGATGGGACGGAGCTGGGGAAGGTCGCGGGGCCGCTGATGGCCGCGGGGCAGTACGTGCCCGACGATGTCGTCATCGGCATCGTCGAGGAGCGCTTGAAGCAGCCGGACGTGGCCAGCGGCTTCGTGCTGGATGGCTTCCCGCGCACGCCGGGCCAGGCGGAGGCGCTGGACCGGATGCTGGCGCGCCTGGGCAAGCAGCTCGACGCGGTCATCTCGCTCGAGGTGCCGCACGCCAAGCTGGTGGAGCGGGGCTCCGGGCGGCGCGTGTGTCCCAATGACGGCAGCGTCTACCACGTCTACCAGAGCCCCCCGAAGCGGGCGGGCTACTGCGACAAGTGCAACGCGGGGCTGGTCCAGCGCCCCGACGACATGCCGGACGTGATTGAGAAGCGCCTGCAGAAGTACGACGCGGAGACGGCCCCGCTGAAGGCCTTCTACGCGAAGAAGGGCGTCCTCAAGAGCGTGGACGGCGTGGGCTCGCCGGAAGGCATCTACGAGGAAATCAAGGCCGCCGCGGGCAAGGGCTGA
- a CDS encoding lysophospholipid acyltransferase family protein translates to MRKLFCIFVAVVWSAVCFTLAILAMVLTLNPANSVWVARELWSPVLLWAGGAKLEVLGQENVDPKRPTIYVANHQSTIDIPAHFMAVPVPFRYVAKSQLKWVPFIGWYLALAGHVFVNRSNRAKAIASLDSAAAKIRGGVSIFLYPEGTRSPDNRILPFKKGPFALALKSRVPICPVTIEGSGKLMPKSTWNITPGPVRVKIGKPIDTTGFAEDDREGLARAVREVIIADSLSLGGLGGDVDDAVAAAGVEGVSTARPRATSST, encoded by the coding sequence ATGCGCAAGCTCTTCTGCATTTTCGTTGCCGTGGTGTGGTCGGCGGTCTGCTTTACCCTGGCCATCCTGGCCATGGTGTTGACGTTGAATCCCGCCAACTCGGTCTGGGTCGCTCGCGAGCTCTGGTCGCCGGTGCTGCTGTGGGCGGGCGGCGCCAAGCTGGAGGTGCTCGGCCAGGAGAACGTGGACCCGAAGCGCCCCACCATCTACGTGGCGAATCATCAGTCCACCATCGACATCCCCGCGCACTTCATGGCCGTGCCGGTGCCCTTCCGCTACGTGGCCAAGAGCCAGCTCAAGTGGGTGCCGTTCATCGGCTGGTACCTGGCGCTCGCCGGCCACGTCTTCGTGAACCGCTCCAACCGGGCCAAGGCCATCGCCTCGCTGGACTCGGCCGCGGCGAAGATTCGCGGCGGGGTGAGCATCTTCCTCTACCCGGAGGGCACCCGCTCGCCGGACAACCGCATCCTCCCCTTCAAGAAGGGCCCCTTCGCGCTGGCCCTGAAGTCCCGCGTCCCCATCTGCCCCGTCACCATCGAGGGCTCCGGGAAGCTGATGCCCAAGTCCACCTGGAACATCACCCCCGGGCCGGTCCGCGTGAAGATTGGCAAGCCCATCGACACCACCGGCTTCGCGGAGGATGACCGCGAGGGGCTTGCCCGCGCCGTGCGCGAGGTCATCATCGCCGACAGCCTGTCTCTCGGCGGACTGGGCGGTGACGTGGATGACGCCGTCGCCGCCGCGGGCGTCGAGGGCGTCAGCACCGCGCGCCCGCGCGCCACCTCCTCGACCTGA
- a CDS encoding DNA-directed RNA polymerase subunit alpha codes for MADTFVAKNWRDLIKPRRMEVDQDSLTPTYGKFVAEPLERGFGTTLGNSLRRVLLSSLQGAAITSVKIEGVDHEFTTIPEVAEDVTDVVLNLKEVLLRMHTNETKTLRIEAEGPKEVKAGDIITDPDTEILNPGHHICTISEGGKLRMELSCRRGRGYTPANVNKVAGAPIGTIPIDSLFSPIRKVNYQVTNARVGQVTDFDKLSLEVWTDGSVSPQDAVAYAAKIMKEQLTVFVNFDETEEPVIAEAPKEEAKLNENLFRSVDELELSVRSANCLQQANIKTIGDLVQRTEAEMLKTKNFGRKSLKEIKEILAEMGLSLGMKLENWPPKQAPAPAQPKA; via the coding sequence ATGGCAGATACGTTCGTTGCGAAGAACTGGCGTGACCTCATCAAGCCGCGCCGCATGGAGGTGGACCAGGACAGCCTGACGCCCACCTACGGGAAGTTCGTCGCGGAGCCGCTGGAGCGCGGCTTCGGCACGACGCTGGGCAACTCGCTGCGGCGGGTGCTCCTGTCGTCCCTGCAGGGCGCGGCCATCACCTCGGTGAAGATCGAGGGCGTGGACCACGAGTTCACCACCATCCCCGAGGTGGCCGAGGACGTCACGGACGTCGTGCTGAACCTGAAGGAAGTCCTCCTTCGGATGCACACGAACGAGACGAAGACGCTGCGCATCGAGGCGGAGGGTCCCAAGGAGGTCAAGGCCGGTGACATCATCACCGACCCGGACACGGAGATCCTCAACCCGGGCCACCACATCTGCACCATCTCCGAGGGTGGCAAGCTGCGCATGGAGCTGTCGTGCCGCCGCGGCCGTGGCTACACGCCGGCCAACGTCAACAAGGTGGCGGGGGCGCCCATCGGCACCATCCCCATCGACTCGCTCTTCTCGCCCATCCGCAAGGTGAACTACCAGGTCACCAACGCGCGCGTCGGTCAGGTCACCGACTTCGACAAGCTGTCGCTCGAGGTGTGGACCGACGGCTCCGTGTCCCCCCAGGACGCGGTGGCGTACGCGGCGAAGATCATGAAGGAGCAGCTCACCGTCTTCGTGAACTTCGACGAGACGGAGGAGCCCGTCATCGCCGAGGCGCCGAAGGAAGAGGCCAAGCTCAACGAGAACCTCTTCCGCTCGGTGGACGAGCTGGAGCTGTCGGTTCGCTCGGCCAACTGCCTGCAGCAGGCGAACATCAAGACCATTGGCGACCTGGTGCAGCGCACCGAGGCCGAGATGCTCAAGACGAAGAACTTCGGCCGCAAGTCCTTGAAGGAGATCAAGGAGATCCTCGCGGAGATGGGTCTGTCGCTGGGCATGAAGCTGGAGAACTGGCCGCCGAAGCAGGCGCCGGCGCCCGCGCAGCCGAAGGCGTAG
- the rpmJ gene encoding 50S ribosomal protein L36 produces MKVRASVKKICDKCKVVRRKGIVRVICASNPRHKQRQG; encoded by the coding sequence ATGAAGGTACGGGCGTCCGTCAAGAAGATCTGCGACAAGTGCAAGGTCGTTCGTCGCAAGGGTATCGTGCGTGTCATCTGCGCTTCGAACCCCCGTCACAAGCAGCGCCAGGGCTAA
- the rpsM gene encoding 30S ribosomal protein S13: MARIAGIDLPPNKRAVISLQYIYGIGNKSAQDIIEAAGIDPTTRTKDLTEEQARKIREIIEASYKVEGDLRREVTMNIKRLMDLGCYRGLRHRKGLPVRGQRTHTNARTRKGPKRGIVRAKPAAPAR; this comes from the coding sequence ATGGCTCGTATCGCCGGCATCGATCTGCCGCCCAACAAGCGTGCAGTGATCTCGCTCCAGTACATCTACGGGATCGGCAACAAGTCCGCGCAAGACATCATCGAGGCGGCGGGCATCGATCCCACCACCCGGACCAAGGACCTCACCGAGGAGCAGGCCCGCAAGATCCGCGAGATCATCGAGGCCAGCTACAAGGTGGAGGGTGACCTGCGTCGCGAGGTCACCATGAACATCAAGCGTCTGATGGACCTGGGCTGCTACCGGGGTCTCCGTCACCGCAAGGGCCTGCCCGTTCGCGGCCAGCGCACCCACACCAACGCGCGTACCCGCAAGGGTCCGAAGCGCGGCATCGTCCGGGCCAAGCCGGCCGCTCCGGCTCGCTAA